From a single SAR86 cluster bacterium genomic region:
- a CDS encoding zinc-dependent metalloprotease, giving the protein MKILYRRFTAFALIYTLLVISQATLSDEIEEDNQPKDSNKEYVKEMNHYEGLIDIYQNPKNAETYFKIKKDQLNQEYIYFSHVIDGIVEGRKNRGSYLDNGLIKFVKIFNSIRLIRINSSFKYDEDNALSNSQGANISDAIIEVFPIKSENEDEYIIDVTSLFLSESLTNIKPLPDPENPHLKGLKWGKINSKKSLISRIQNYPNNSDLEVEYLYENSPISESYGKDKFEDIIDSRNIILSLRYSFIKPPSNNFEPRYADQRVGFFSQRITNLTSKDITPYADLIHKWFLEKKEPDKEFSEPIKPITFWIENTAPKELIPYIKEGVLAWNNAFKKAGFLNALDVKLQPDDADWDAGDIRYNVIRWTSSPKPPFGGYGPSFVNPRTGEILGADIMLEWVYLTNRLFVDSIFSYESYNSIDSYSNCSIDSITQRSNFLATLVSNSSSETESKIIEQGIISLVLHEVGHTLGLNHNFKASYLHDPVSIHDQSITSKEGVTSSVMDYAPTNLAPLGKEQGDYYDTFPGVYDDWAIEFAYTPDLGSNSIEKILSKSVDPKLMFGNDADDMRGPGRGIDPRAMVSDLSNDPIKYAEERIQLINKTLSDLPEKFNKKATSWEQYRKAYMLLTTDIGRSLETASRYIGGVYVNRSFPDQDTDLEPFEPVPYKVQKKAMQMIAKHAFAPDAFTLDKNLASKLQLERRGFDFYGEHEDPQILRRILSIQTAVMNHLLDGWMMYRLSDSEYYGNSYSSSEMLRDLTDAIFLEDVSSPINAMRRNLQIRYVRRLLNILSQDYYDDLSVTAAYSSLRYIEKIIRKNSRDQPTMEQRSLLSWLIESGLDRAQ; this is encoded by the coding sequence ATGAAGATTTTGTACAGAAGATTCACTGCCTTTGCATTAATTTATACACTATTGGTAATTTCTCAGGCTACCTTATCTGATGAGATAGAGGAAGATAATCAACCGAAAGATTCTAATAAAGAATATGTAAAAGAAATGAATCATTACGAGGGTTTGATAGATATTTATCAGAATCCAAAAAATGCAGAAACATATTTTAAAATTAAGAAAGATCAGCTCAATCAAGAATATATCTATTTTTCTCATGTAATAGATGGCATAGTTGAGGGGCGAAAAAATAGAGGAAGTTACCTAGATAATGGACTAATAAAGTTTGTTAAAATCTTTAATTCAATAAGACTAATAAGAATAAATAGTTCCTTTAAGTATGATGAAGATAATGCACTATCTAACTCTCAGGGAGCAAATATCTCAGATGCTATCATTGAAGTCTTTCCAATAAAATCTGAAAACGAAGATGAATATATAATTGATGTAACATCACTTTTTTTATCTGAAAGTCTCACAAACATTAAGCCTTTACCTGATCCTGAGAACCCTCATTTAAAAGGATTAAAATGGGGAAAAATTAATTCTAAAAAATCTCTTATTTCTAGAATACAAAATTATCCTAATAATTCTGACCTAGAAGTTGAATATTTATATGAAAATTCACCTATCTCCGAATCTTATGGTAAGGATAAATTTGAAGACATAATTGATTCAAGGAATATTATTCTTTCATTGAGGTATAGCTTTATAAAACCTCCCTCAAATAACTTTGAACCAAGATATGCTGATCAGAGGGTGGGATTCTTTAGTCAACGTATCACTAATCTAACTTCTAAAGATATTACTCCTTATGCAGATCTTATACACAAATGGTTTCTTGAAAAGAAAGAACCTGATAAAGAATTTTCTGAGCCAATTAAGCCAATTACTTTCTGGATAGAAAATACCGCACCTAAAGAATTAATACCTTATATAAAAGAAGGCGTTTTAGCTTGGAATAATGCTTTCAAAAAGGCAGGTTTTTTAAATGCCCTGGATGTAAAATTACAGCCTGATGATGCTGACTGGGATGCAGGGGACATCAGATATAATGTAATTAGATGGACTTCCTCTCCCAAACCGCCATTTGGTGGTTACGGGCCTAGTTTTGTCAATCCAAGAACAGGGGAGATATTGGGTGCTGACATTATGCTGGAATGGGTCTATCTTACAAATAGACTTTTTGTTGATTCAATCTTTTCATATGAAAGCTATAATTCTATTGATTCATATTCTAACTGTTCAATTGATTCAATAACTCAAAGAAGTAATTTTCTAGCTACTTTGGTATCGAACTCTTCATCAGAAACGGAAAGTAAGATCATTGAGCAAGGTATAATTTCATTAGTTCTTCATGAAGTGGGTCACACCTTAGGTTTAAATCATAATTTTAAAGCTAGTTACTTACATGATCCTGTATCGATACATGATCAAAGTATAACTAGTAAAGAAGGAGTAACATCATCTGTAATGGATTATGCTCCTACTAACCTAGCACCTTTAGGCAAGGAGCAAGGCGATTATTATGATACTTTTCCTGGTGTTTATGATGACTGGGCGATTGAATTTGCTTATACACCAGATTTAGGCTCAAATTCTATAGAAAAAATTTTATCTAAATCAGTAGACCCAAAATTAATGTTTGGAAATGATGCTGACGATATGAGAGGTCCAGGCAGAGGTATTGATCCAAGGGCTATGGTTAGTGATTTGTCTAATGATCCAATTAAATATGCCGAAGAAAGAATCCAATTAATAAATAAAACGCTATCAGACTTACCTGAAAAGTTTAATAAAAAAGCAACCAGCTGGGAACAATATAGAAAAGCTTATATGCTATTAACTACTGACATAGGCAGATCTTTAGAAACTGCTTCACGCTACATAGGAGGTGTTTATGTTAATCGAAGTTTTCCAGATCAAGATACGGATTTAGAACCTTTTGAACCAGTCCCATATAAAGTTCAAAAGAAAGCAATGCAAATGATTGCAAAGCATGCTTTTGCACCAGATGCATTTACTCTAGATAAAAATTTAGCGAGTAAACTGCAACTAGAAAGAAGGGGGTTCGATTTTTATGGAGAACATGAAGACCCTCAAATTCTTAGAAGAATACTGTCTATTCAAACAGCCGTTATGAACCATTTATTGGATGGCTGGATGATGTACAGACTTTCAGATAGCGAATACTACGGAAACAGCTACAGCTCTTCAGAGATGCTGAGAGATTTAACTGATGCCATCTTCTTAGAAGATGTCTCTTCACCAATAAACGCAATGAGAAGAAATTTACAAATTAGATATGTAAGAAGGCTACTAAATATTCTATCTCAAGATTATTATGATGATTTATCAGTTACTGCAGCTTATAGTTCTTTAAGATATATTGAAAAGATAATTAGAAAAAACTCTAGAGATCAACCAACAATGGAACAAAGATCATTATTATCTTGGCTTATAGAATCTGGATTAGATAGAGCTCAATAA
- a CDS encoding Rieske 2Fe-2S domain-containing protein, with product MNARIPLEIPHGWFCLSWSHELKEGEVKTVKFCGEDVVLFRTESGQSKAVAPFCPHLGAHLGHGGHVSKDSIVCPFHGWAWSGEGVCVDVPYADSIPIKAQNQVLDTYKLVEQNGIIMAWYHAEGKEPYFELPEVKEFNRDSDKWGKSHFFEYNIGTCLQEIAENDVDQAHFPTVHQSPSLPETDAYIDGIYRKTVAETLMDPENSDSVSDKYKGSYKEQFTTTFTRESWGLGQVLLRMVNLPPDGGEFVMVNASCPVDKENSILRWQMKVSKDIEDTLGMAIIDGIANGINDDIPIWENKSYWPNPMLCDGDGPINKFRKWVGQFYI from the coding sequence ATGAATGCAAGAATACCTTTAGAAATTCCTCACGGCTGGTTTTGTCTTTCTTGGAGTCATGAACTTAAAGAAGGAGAAGTTAAAACAGTAAAATTTTGTGGAGAAGATGTAGTTCTATTTAGAACTGAAAGTGGTCAGTCAAAAGCGGTTGCTCCTTTTTGCCCTCACTTAGGAGCACATTTAGGTCATGGTGGCCATGTATCAAAAGATTCCATTGTTTGTCCATTTCATGGATGGGCTTGGAGTGGAGAAGGAGTTTGTGTAGATGTTCCTTACGCGGATTCAATTCCAATAAAAGCGCAAAACCAAGTTCTAGATACTTATAAACTTGTTGAACAAAACGGTATCATTATGGCCTGGTATCATGCAGAAGGTAAAGAACCTTATTTTGAGCTACCCGAGGTTAAGGAATTTAATAGAGATTCTGATAAATGGGGTAAATCTCATTTCTTTGAATATAATATTGGCACTTGCCTTCAAGAGATTGCAGAAAATGATGTAGATCAAGCCCATTTCCCAACTGTTCATCAATCTCCTTCACTACCTGAAACAGACGCATATATAGATGGAATCTATAGAAAAACTGTTGCCGAGACATTAATGGATCCAGAAAATAGTGATAGTGTTTCAGATAAATATAAGGGTTCATATAAAGAACAATTTACTACTACTTTTACCAGAGAATCTTGGGGGTTGGGTCAAGTATTATTAAGGATGGTAAATTTACCTCCTGATGGTGGAGAGTTTGTTATGGTTAACGCTTCATGTCCGGTTGATAAAGAAAATTCTATATTAAGATGGCAAATGAAAGTTAGTAAAGATATAGAGGACACCCTAGGAATGGCCATCATAGATGGTATAGCAAATGGCATTAATGATGATATCCCCATATGGGAAAATAAATCTTATTGGCCAAACCCTATGCTTTGTGATGGGGATGGACCAATAAATAAGTTTAGAAAATGGGTAGGGCAGTTTTATATCTAA
- a CDS encoding SDR family NAD(P)-dependent oxidoreductase — MKNYKNKVAVITGGASGVGLSLGRFLAKEGAKVALADIEEDALDNAANLLNEEGLNVKTYVTNVAELDSIKDLSNSVNNDLGNVHLLFNNAGIAPQEASFPLWDLSINDWEWAFKVNVWGVIHGIKVFVPLMLAHGEEARVINTCSGNGVLVTYPSTPIYATTKSSVATISEALYFQLLSLQASIGVSILFPGPHVVETGLYGSERNRPENLAQESEPVFKIESLEAMKEMVSSMGKELKTTHPDEVAEFCLNGIKDDKYWLMPENPESDKSYKDFVDSLINRTNPDIPDLF; from the coding sequence ATGAAAAATTATAAAAATAAAGTGGCAGTTATTACTGGTGGTGCCAGCGGGGTGGGATTATCTTTAGGACGTTTTTTAGCTAAAGAAGGTGCTAAGGTTGCTTTAGCAGACATAGAAGAGGATGCTTTAGATAATGCTGCAAATCTCTTAAATGAGGAGGGCCTTAATGTTAAGACTTATGTTACAAATGTTGCAGAACTTGATTCTATTAAAGACCTAAGTAACTCAGTCAATAATGATTTAGGTAATGTACATTTATTATTTAATAATGCAGGAATAGCTCCACAAGAGGCTTCTTTCCCTCTCTGGGATCTGTCTATTAACGATTGGGAGTGGGCTTTTAAAGTAAATGTATGGGGAGTCATTCATGGAATTAAAGTTTTCGTGCCTTTAATGCTTGCTCATGGAGAAGAAGCCAGAGTTATTAATACCTGCTCAGGAAATGGAGTATTAGTAACTTATCCTTCTACTCCTATATATGCGACTACTAAATCTTCAGTTGCTACGATATCAGAGGCATTATATTTTCAACTTCTATCTTTGCAGGCGTCTATAGGAGTCTCAATATTATTTCCTGGACCTCATGTAGTTGAAACAGGTTTGTATGGTTCCGAGAGAAATAGACCTGAAAACTTAGCACAAGAATCTGAACCAGTTTTTAAAATAGAATCACTAGAAGCAATGAAAGAAATGGTTAGCTCAATGGGTAAAGAACTAAAAACTACTCATCCCGATGAAGTTGCTGAATTTTGTTTAAATGGAATAAAAGATGATAAATATTGGTTAATGCCAGAAAATCCAGAAAGCGATAAATCATATAAAGATTTTGTAGATAGTTTAATAAATAGAACCAACCCAGATATTCCAGATTTATTTTAG
- a CDS encoding acetoacetate decarboxylase family protein codes for MSSETTNGPQSNPGEIYNWPMLRIIYKTGEENISALLPPGIEAGSEPNVTITIYNFPVNNEPEYGVVVNAAASYEGIEGDYTLGIGINQEQAVYGSHEHWGQPKYLADTSYFRFFDHVEAKVTHQGHTFVEFVGDVKGDLPNLDEYEHNEWWIKSLRSVDMAENKYDFPPHVVRVKSTYGTAFMQELEGELILRDSPWDPVATLLPIKEKVSTQLWTPIFLGREITLEGELDGKQFWPFADTIGGTRWPGENGGPKK; via the coding sequence ATGTCCTCAGAAACAACAAACGGCCCTCAATCAAATCCTGGAGAAATCTATAATTGGCCCATGTTAAGAATAATTTATAAAACAGGTGAAGAAAATATATCTGCTTTATTGCCTCCTGGCATAGAGGCGGGTTCTGAGCCTAATGTAACTATAACTATTTATAATTTTCCAGTTAACAATGAACCTGAATATGGTGTTGTGGTAAATGCCGCCGCGAGTTATGAGGGCATTGAAGGTGATTACACTCTAGGTATCGGCATAAATCAAGAGCAGGCCGTCTATGGAAGTCATGAGCACTGGGGCCAGCCAAAGTATCTTGCTGATACTTCTTATTTTAGATTTTTTGATCATGTGGAAGCAAAGGTAACGCACCAAGGCCATACCTTTGTAGAATTTGTAGGAGATGTGAAGGGTGATTTACCTAATCTTGATGAGTACGAACATAATGAGTGGTGGATAAAATCATTGAGATCTGTCGATATGGCTGAAAATAAATACGATTTTCCTCCACATGTAGTCAGAGTCAAAAGTACATACGGGACTGCTTTTATGCAGGAATTAGAAGGTGAACTTATTTTAAGAGATAGTCCTTGGGATCCCGTTGCCACTCTTCTACCAATTAAAGAAAAAGTGTCAACTCAACTATGGACACCAATTTTTCTTGGAAGAGAAATAACTCTAGAAGGTGAACTAGATGGAAAACAGTTTTGGCCTTTTGCCGATACTATTGGTGGAACGAGGTGGCCTGGAGAAAATGGAGGACCAAAAAAGTAA
- a CDS encoding cytochrome P450, with the protein MTKKPSLVDEFFDPNSKEFIHNPQPTLDRLLNDHPIAWFDKWQCWLISGNRRIANCLLDRRLSTDFNLWEFAPEKNNSKEKSSFENLMDNNLFFLDRKNHLRLRKLALPAFSPRVMEFMKKKFSILVAERFDQIGKVDKFNFAAEIGERIPTQAIASLAGVPSNYFEIFSSLAYGIVRGINPMLSDEERSEATASIEEGLEMLNELIEERRLNPGEDFLSALITAEEDGEKLNNWEMCALMGSVLAAGSDTAVDLHSYFIKTLLEHPEQLKMVLNDESLIQNAISEVLRHSSSGKTGLARYASEDVDLEGNLIKKGQMLQLLSTTAGRDPDAFKNSDQFDILRSQENSISFGQGPHYCIGVTLVRAQVEVMFKELFTRYPHLELDGEMSYDYTHHNARRLKKLILKTNI; encoded by the coding sequence ATGACTAAAAAACCCTCCCTCGTAGATGAATTTTTTGATCCTAACTCTAAGGAGTTTATTCACAACCCACAACCCACATTAGATAGATTATTAAATGATCATCCCATAGCTTGGTTTGATAAATGGCAATGTTGGTTAATAAGTGGAAATAGGAGGATAGCGAATTGTTTATTAGATAGAAGGCTGTCAACTGATTTTAATTTATGGGAATTTGCCCCTGAAAAGAATAATTCAAAAGAAAAATCTTCATTTGAAAATCTCATGGACAACAATTTATTTTTTTTAGATCGAAAGAACCACTTAAGATTAAGAAAATTAGCTCTGCCAGCTTTTTCTCCTAGAGTTATGGAATTTATGAAGAAAAAGTTTTCTATACTCGTAGCCGAGCGGTTTGACCAAATAGGTAAGGTAGATAAATTTAACTTTGCTGCAGAAATAGGCGAAAGAATCCCAACTCAAGCAATTGCTAGTTTAGCTGGAGTGCCGTCTAATTATTTTGAGATATTTAGTAGCTTGGCTTACGGTATTGTTAGAGGAATAAATCCTATGCTAAGCGATGAAGAACGCTCAGAAGCTACTGCTAGTATTGAAGAAGGTTTAGAGATGCTTAATGAGTTAATAGAAGAAAGGCGTTTAAATCCTGGAGAAGATTTTTTATCTGCCTTGATAACTGCAGAGGAAGATGGAGAAAAATTAAATAATTGGGAAATGTGCGCACTCATGGGGTCTGTATTAGCAGCAGGATCAGATACTGCTGTAGACTTACATAGTTATTTTATCAAAACATTATTAGAGCACCCTGAACAGCTTAAAATGGTCTTAAATGATGAATCTCTAATACAAAATGCTATTTCAGAAGTATTAAGACATTCCAGTTCAGGTAAAACGGGATTAGCCAGATATGCATCAGAGGATGTTGACTTGGAAGGTAACTTGATAAAAAAAGGTCAAATGTTGCAGTTACTGTCAACTACAGCTGGAAGAGATCCAGATGCATTTAAAAACTCAGACCAGTTTGATATCCTAAGAAGTCAAGAGAATAGCATTAGTTTTGGACAAGGCCCGCACTACTGTATCGGTGTAACTTTGGTAAGAGCTCAAGTAGAGGTAATGTTTAAAGAGTTATTTACTAGATATCCTCATCTAGAATTAGATGGAGAGATGTCTTATGATTATACGCATCATAATGCTCGAAGGTTAAAGAAATTAATTTTAAAAACTAATATTTAA
- a CDS encoding alpha/beta hydrolase, with translation MNELNFKHISSNGINLRIATIGEGPLVVFCHGWPESWYSYRFQLPVIAEAGYKAVAYDVRGYGESDKPHPIDSYTMKELTADVIGLIDALGYEKAITIGHDWGAPIALNTAALYPSRIIGTGSMSVPYMGGRGPLPALDLWKKVYKDKFFYQLYFQDEGVAEKEFEEDLKKSLTITYTNSDGRGMANAINRGESGLNPPKTSDSTFLEGMEEFPDLPSWLSSEDIDYFVSQFEIGGMRGPLNRYRAQNIDWHELEDLPKKLKQPAFFITGSLDPVNFFVPSKETLLERIQLNYKNLIISEELEGIGHWTQQESPNEVNEIILQFLKKIR, from the coding sequence ATGAACGAACTTAATTTTAAACATATTTCTTCTAATGGCATAAATCTTAGAATCGCAACTATAGGAGAGGGTCCTTTAGTAGTTTTTTGTCATGGATGGCCAGAAAGTTGGTATAGCTATAGATTTCAATTACCTGTAATTGCAGAAGCTGGATATAAAGCTGTAGCTTATGATGTTAGAGGTTATGGTGAATCAGATAAACCTCATCCAATAGATTCTTATACCATGAAAGAGTTAACAGCCGATGTAATCGGTCTGATAGATGCCTTAGGGTATGAAAAGGCTATAACTATAGGGCATGACTGGGGAGCTCCTATAGCTCTTAATACAGCAGCTCTATATCCAAGCCGAATAATAGGAACTGGCTCTATGTCTGTTCCGTATATGGGAGGTAGGGGCCCTTTACCAGCTTTAGATTTATGGAAAAAAGTCTATAAAGATAAGTTTTTTTATCAATTATATTTTCAAGATGAAGGAGTTGCTGAAAAAGAATTTGAAGAAGATTTAAAGAAAAGCTTAACGATTACCTATACTAATAGCGATGGCAGAGGGATGGCAAATGCAATAAATAGAGGTGAGAGCGGTCTTAACCCTCCCAAAACTTCTGATTCTACCTTTTTAGAAGGGATGGAAGAATTTCCTGATTTACCTTCTTGGCTATCTTCAGAAGATATTGATTATTTTGTTAGCCAATTTGAAATAGGAGGTATGAGAGGACCTTTAAATAGATATAGAGCACAAAATATAGATTGGCATGAATTAGAAGACTTACCTAAAAAGTTAAAACAACCAGCTTTTTTTATTACTGGTAGCCTTGATCCAGTAAATTTCTTTGTGCCTTCAAAGGAAACTCTATTAGAAAGAATTCAATTAAATTACAAAAATTTAATTATTTCAGAGGAGTTAGAGGGCATTGGGCATTGGACGCAACAGGAATCACCTAATGAGGTTAATGAAATTATTTTACAATTTCTAAAAAAAATACGGTAA
- a CDS encoding nitroreductase family deazaflavin-dependent oxidoreductase, with amino-acid sequence MSTSNPIRKKKNPMPKFLRKLMQNPSFAKIFFKTQAFVFKNTKGLFMSTITGYPICVVTMTGAKTGKLRSIPIMYVPYKEGVLIVASKGGADDHPSWYWNLRSNPEVEVILKGDKFKSEAKRITDEDKDLLWPLICDAFPNYKKYQEATERNIPVFNCQPST; translated from the coding sequence ATGTCCACATCTAATCCTATACGAAAGAAAAAAAACCCAATGCCTAAATTTTTAAGAAAATTAATGCAAAACCCTTCTTTTGCTAAAATTTTTTTTAAGACTCAAGCTTTTGTTTTCAAAAATACTAAAGGCCTATTTATGTCTACAATTACCGGGTATCCTATCTGTGTAGTTACCATGACTGGAGCTAAGACAGGTAAGTTAAGATCTATACCTATTATGTATGTACCATATAAAGAAGGTGTGCTTATAGTTGCCTCTAAGGGTGGAGCAGATGACCATCCAAGCTGGTATTGGAATCTTAGATCTAATCCTGAAGTAGAGGTTATATTGAAAGGAGATAAGTTTAAATCAGAGGCAAAAAGAATTACCGATGAAGATAAGGACCTTTTATGGCCTTTGATTTGCGATGCATTTCCAAACTATAAAAAATATCAGGAAGCAACAGAAAGAAATATTCCAGTTTTTAATTGTCAGCCCTCTACATGA